A single region of the Plasmodium reichenowi strain SY57 chromosome 9, whole genome shotgun sequence genome encodes:
- a CDS encoding LCCL domain-containing protein translates to MYNFFLSIICIFFIPYFCRASFKEYLSNKKIFLKYNGTYCLYPENVIENDIIEIATDECDKVAHEYENKIVWFSFDNGRLRSDNGMCLKTYKNILVLSTCSPNKNEKSEMWKIDEETHLKNENNNCAQIAGNKLFSFTCNNLSTKEFEQSIFSSDELYLMKTRYSQQKLKNIKTEDIDTFHNNFNTLTNSYKEVDTKIVHILNRDKEMKKEKEKILHLINDMKLLVNISSSLNEYGTGAIMKIYDNMDIEQKKYLLNVPLEKLEINEEKLDELGIEQGQIKIIIQSFLNVPENNTYTFYVKNIVGYINIKLNNEEILSNRNIEINNRTNNSAVVKLRKNKLIPIYIEISSIGNEKPSFSLYWSNNNNMPEQIINSLYLYSTIYEKVCYTPLQKKIDFTLTFENITKTNREYQFLCPLKNFNNDQNFRILKNENRPDYCYDLKSSICASAIDSYFLPNESEGIVKAVRQRIQNEKGIYEECGIILPTNTTEHIFKGITDIKLIDMDDFFINYEKNKELYKGYKGIVTDDKHSLLSKTDLDKSFISDIDINCTNNFNEKKTNYEYSSGSFIIKRIKSSDLLKQNTSIVVDVFALFEKYSNIKNMPSIYLSNWTRKTCNDIQLYIKYGKPNDIMKYPSKLLSCDDTFESLTYQSRDDTNSNHNKNNNKNNNNNNNNNNNNNNDNNNIISDYYDYDDDDTIVARCLPYCFNDKEVLGSYIYMSKSPICKSAIHSGIITINGGLVEIRKLKNITQNFNSTMEITRNGIKATIGTNQNGHSYYITKPSGRFCNFPRTSYNINESINLESDIQYKNDEDKTNNNNNNNNNNNNDNHNNYHNNYHNNNINHPHNNDNMIFPSFIQLYSKLTETPPVVLVHEKHAVLPNQLDKIQNVYNQNNYKKDFFFSQKNYALNENKKKDPTSTPSDDKEKKENNKIIQEFTTFEKNYKKDIPHYQTLIKKNENILSNLFIKKNSIKNMESQITDIRKNQKDSYDIFIKTQETVVTSLIKQFNIITKKKENHINRLEKAFSNVKTTTVQIFKEQYKSTNINDNYIIIDSIQNNSMNGSSNWKIEKYTNGNFFASITENSFIKSEDNIYGSYILYRYTKLYKGFISLDIKLPYEGSFGIIFKYKDDKNYHNFIINRNEFYFLEVINGTIGNKINYTKTENNIYNFGMWIQIHLDFGNKYIRTFINKKFVCGYETGYHTYGFLGFGVNHCKEKIFIDKLVIGSLDQTKYYSDKMGNRNNIQNIFPPNIYLNKNMHVLQNGKKKTKQNKNFIFNKYNKEHTISIGNNNSIACIPFEENFHTPLDNNWIVPENNIWHIKRKETNIYLPSILKNFKIIYKNQDDSETNNISNDEENYLYSIKKTNEANNILIPSILLLNKQHLCTHMKSYTFQTNIKLNKISKAGIIFRVHSNNDFLSVILDISEKHGKIYLMKITKGIPFQLLTQTHISIQDNTWYNLKLSYNGSNIKLILNDEIILNSKIKQNMPKQLGTLGLILLSGQCKYKNVVFTPSTSS, encoded by the exons TATGAG aatAAAATTGTTTGGTTTTCGTTCGATAATGGAAGATTAAGAAGCGACAACGGTATGTGCCTTAAAACgtacaaaaatattttagtGCTTTCCACATGTTCTcctaataaaaatgaaaagtCAGAAATGTGGAAGATAGATGAAGAAAcacatttaaaaaatgaaaacaaCAATTGTGCTCAAATAGCTGggaataaattattttcttttacaTGCAATAATTTATCAACTAAAGAATTTGAACAATCCATATTTTCTTCAGAcgaattatatttaatgaaaaCAAGATATTCGcaacaaaaattaaaaaatattaaaacaGAAGATATAGATACGTTTCATAACAATTTTAATACTTTAACAAATAGTTACAAAGAAGTAGATACTAAAATAgtacatattttaaacagagataaagaaatgaaaaaagaaaaagaaaaaattcttcatttaataaacgatatgaaattattagttaatatatcttcatcattaaatgaatatgGTACAGGCGctattatgaaaatatatgataatatggatatagagcaaaagaaatatttattaaatgtaCCATTAGAAAAATTAGAAATTAATGAGGAAAAGTTAGACGAACTAGGTATAGAACAAGGgcaaataaaaattattattcaaagctttttaaatgtaccagaaaataatacttatacattttatgtaaaaaatatcgtaggatatataaatataaaattaaacaaTGAAGAAATTTTATCCAATAGAAATattgaaataaataatagaaCCAATAATAGTGCTGTGGTGAAATTacgaaaaaataaattaatcCCTATATACATAGAAATATCTTCCATAGGTAATGAAAAACCttccttttctttatattggagtaataataataatatgcCTGAACAAATCattaattctttatatctatatagtactatatatgaaaaagtGTGTTATACACCACTTCAGAAAAAAATTGATTTTACCTTAAcatttgaaaatattacTAAAACGAATAGAGAATATCAATTTTTGTGTCCACTCAAAAATTTCAATAATGATCAAAACTTTagaatattaaaaaatgagaaTAGACCAGATTATTGTTATGATTTAAAATCTAGTATATGCGCCTCAGCAATTGATTCATACTTTTTACCAAATGAAAGTGAAGGAATTGTAAAAGCAGTTAGACAAAGGatacaaaatgaaaaaggTATATATGAAGAGTGTGGTATTATATTACCTACTAATACAACTGAACATATATTCAAAGGAATAACagatataaaattaattgaTATGGatgatttttttattaattatgaaaaaaataaagaattatacAAAGGTTATAAAGGTATAGTAACTGATGATAAACATTCTTTATTATCTAAAACAGATTTAGATAAAAGTTTTATATCTGATATTGATATAAATTGtacaaataattttaatgaaaaaaaaaccaaTTATGAATATAGCTCAGGatcatttataattaaacGTATTAAATCTTCagatttattaaaacaaaatacATCAATTGTTGTTGACGTTTTTGctttatttgaaaaatatagtAACATCAAGAATATGCCttctatttatttatcaAATTGGACTAGGAAAACATGTAATGATATAcagttatatataaaatatggGAAGCCAAATgatataatgaaatatcCATCAAAACTTTTATCTTGTGATGACACATTTGAAAGTTTGACCTATCAAAGTAGAGATGATACAAATAgtaatcataataaaaataataataaaaataataacaacaacaacaataataataataataataataatgataataataatattattagtgattattatgattacGATGATGATGATACTATTGTTGCTAGGTGCTTACCCTATTGTTTTAATGATAAAGAAGTATTAGGctcatatatttatatgtcCAAATCACCCATTTGCAAATCGGCTATACATTCGGGTATTATAACAATTAATGGGGGGTTGGTAGAAATACGAAAgctaaaaaatataacacaAAATTTCAACAGTACGATGGAAATTACGAGAAATGGTATTAAAGCAACAATAGGTACAAATCAAAACGGacattcttattatattactAAACCAAGTGGTAGGTTTTGTAATTTTCCTAGGACATCCtacaatataaatgaatCAATAAATTTAGAAAGCGACATACAATATAAGaatgatgaagataaaacaaacaacaacaacaacaacaataataataataataatgataatcataataattatcataataattatcataataataatattaatcaTCCACATAATAACGATAATATGATTTTTCCTTCATTCATTCAGTTATATTCCAAATTAACCGAAACACCCCCAGTAGTTTTAGTGCATGAAAAACATGCGGTTCTACCTAATCAGCTAGACAAAATACAAAACGTATACaatcaaaataattataaaaaagatttttttttttctcaaaaaaattatgcactcaatgaaaataaaaagaaggATCCAACTTCTACACCTTCAgatgataaagaaaaaaaagaaaataataaaataattcaaGAATTTACTACgtttgaaaaaaattataaaaaggataTTCCACATTATCAAACATTaattaagaaaaatgaaaatatcCTTTCGaatttgtttataaaaaaaaatagtataaaaaatatggaatCACAAATAACAgatataagaaaaaatcaaaaagattcgtatgatatatttattaaaactCAAGAAACAGTTGTAACTTCTCTTATTAAacaatttaatataataacgaagaaaaaggaaaatcatataaatagGTTAGAAAAAGCATTTTCCAATGTTAAGACAACAACAGTACAAATATTCAAAGAACAATATAAATCtacaaatattaatgataattatataataatagatagtattcaaaataatagTATGAATGGATCATCAAATTGgaaaattgaaaaatatacaaatggAAATTTCTTTGCATCTATTACTGAAaattcatttataaaatCAGAAGATAACATATATGGATCATATATACTTTATCGATATAccaaattatataaaggaTTTATATCATTAGATATAAAATTACCATATGAAGGATCATTTGGTATAatctttaaatataaagatgataaaaattatcataactttataattaataggaatgaattttattttttggaAGTAATAAATGGAACAATAGGaaacaaaattaattatacTAAAActgaaaataatatatataattttggAATGTGGATACAAATTCATCTAGATTTTggtaataaatatatacgtacatttataaataaaaaatttgtaTGTGGATATGAAACGGGATATCATACATATGGATTCTTAGGATTTGGAGTAAATCATtgtaaagaaaaaatatttattgatAAACTAGTTATAGGTTCTTTAGATCAAACCAAATATTACTCAGACAAAATGGGAAACAGAAATAAcattcaaaatatatttcctcctaatatttatttaaataaaaatatgcaTGTATTAcaaaatggaaaaaaaaaaacaaaacaaaacaaaaattttatttttaataaatataataaagaacaTACAATAAGTATaggaaataataattctatTGCATGTATACCTTTTGAAGAAAATTTCCATACCCCTTTAGATAACAACTGGATAGTACCtgagaataatatatggcatataaaaagaaaagaaacaaatatatacttaccatccatattaaaaaattttaaaatcatatataaaaatcaaGATGATTCTGAAactaataatatatctaatgatgaagaaaattatttatattcaataaaaaaaacaaatgaaGCAAATAATATACTAATACCATCtattcttcttttaaataaacaaCATTTATGTACACATATGAAATCATATACATTTCAAACTAATATAAAACTAAATAAAATATCCAAAGCTGGAATCATTTTTAGAGTTCATTCGAATAATGATTTCTTATCCGTCATATTAGATATATCAGAAAAACatggaaaaatatatcttatgAAAATAACCAAAGGAATACCATTCCAATTATTAACACAAACTCATATATCAATACAAGATAACACATGGTATAATTTAAAACTATCTTATAATGGCTCAAATATAAAACTTATCttaaatgatgaaataattttaaattcaaaaataaaGCAAAATATGCCTAAACAATTGGGTACACTAGGtcttatattattatctgGTCAATGTAAGTACAAAAATGTTGTATTTACACCAAGCACCAGTtcttaa